The genomic stretch GCTATACTTTCTAGACTCTTTTCGAGctttattgaaattaacgtTCCAAGATAACGCTGACTGTACAGCCATTTCTGCAAGATCTATGCGATTTCGTTCCGCATTTGCAGCAGCTGTTAGTTCTTTTTGCTTCTTTGAATGTTCTTTAGCTTGTTTTTCGCGCATATGCTTACGGTACTCTTCATACTGATCTGGAAAATCGCTGCACATGACATCTAACACTTCCGTACTGCATATTGCTGTAAGTCCTAAATATGAACGGAGATGATCTGATTAAAACCTCAGCTGATATGAGTAgttaaataatgaaaacatgTTTTCTCAGGCATAAGGACGCATTTCTCAGGATAATACGCGCAGATACAATTGAATATGCATAATAAGGgatgtaaaaattgataagtAATTTTACACTATTAATATTGAAACCTGAAAAGTTATTGGTCAAAGTCTGTTACAAAAAGGTAGTGgttatatacatttttatcgtttatctgtacagtttaaaaatatttcagcaaAATTAGGTTCAAACTTACCCATATCGCACATAGCTTCACTCACTAAACAATTTTCTCTGAGGTAATTTCTTTCCTCCATTTCTACCATTCTACGCTTCAAATCTGGGTACTTTCGTTTAAATGACTTCACTCCCAAGTATTGTGAAATTTGTTCCTGTATCATAAATGTTTCTCCTTTTTTATCAAGAGGCCATTCATATTCAGCAATTTTGTCAACAGTAAACGGTCCTTCGTCAGGATCAAAGTTTATTTCCATTCTTCGATTCTTCACTTTAACTTTTTCAGATTCTGTAGTGGCAGTGCTCAGCACGCTGCCTTGAGATTCCTCATTGATTACAGTTTCTACAACTATAACACAATATTTACTTTAAATTATTTTGGTAGTAAAATGTCAATAGTTGAGTAAACAATATAGCATTCAAAGTACTGATTTACAGTTATATTGAGTACGAGGAAACGATATTTGTGGCATTAAGCTCCACTTTTATTTGACCATAACTGTAGTGTATCTCGATGTGTAAATTTGTTTAAAGATCATAAAAAATAGCCCAATTTTTCTAGAAATACCAATTATTCCaatcaataaaataatattatttttacagatGATAGTATAATAGTATTTTCAGTCTGTATCCATTTATTACCGCTCGTATTTTCATTTGGAATTCCAAATCTAATAAacattaattacaaatttttagagAGATCTGTCGATTCATCTAAATGCATAAATTCTAATTGAAATAagttacaaataattttacgTATTATGGTCTGCACTCACATTCTCAAAGTATCATTTGAGTGCACGTATGGCAATgtattatttgtgaatttatttttaaaaatgtgcaTGATAATTACTTTACTtctgtgaataatttttaacctTGTCAAAACACTCCATGACGGCTATTTTATATTCGGGAATATAGAAATAAGACACGAGAAAATGCTCTATTTTTAGATATCCCGGTCGGAGGTACACTACcacatttatattttagaGACCGGGTACTTTTAATGACTCTTAACGAATCACATTGTCAAAACAGATTCCAACAAATGCAACACAACCCGAAATATGTTAAAGTTAggtttttttaatatttataatcttCAAATAGATACAAAGCGATGAAAACACACTAGGAAAATTGTGAAACTAATCATTTTGCGAGTCTCTGAATGTTGCCAGATTAAATGAAATGTAATGTAAATACGCATTTAAGTTGTTTGtcataaacaataaaaataaaaagaatcacgataatgtataatgaaaaaaaatattgataagtATTACAATAACATTGTTGAGAAATTACCAAATTTAACACCATTCTATAGTATTTATACCACAATCTCACAATTCATAAAAGATTTGCTTTTGTCATATATACGAGTAAAGATTCAAAgcaaaattaattgaaatcatCTACAAAACTTGACTGGATTGAgaatcttattattattattataaagtCTCGAATTTTCTAATAAGAATATACGATGAAAGTTTTACCAGGTATGGAGATGTTTCTAGCTGGTGTTTGCGATCGCGAATTGGACTCTGCACTCATTCGGGTTTCTTCATCCATCACCTGTACTATTGAAATTGCTTCACTTTTGCTACTTGTTTCGGGTAGTTTTATCGAAGGTGTTAACCAATTTTGATGCTCAGTTGTTGTCATGTCTACAATAATGTTTTTGCTTTCGTGAATGGCAGATTTTGGTCCCTCAATTAACTGATCAGTATTCAGCTCTGCGGTAATGGTCTCGGATCGCTGCAATATTTCAGATATCATCACAGCTGTTGAATCTGATGTATTGACATTTGATTGAACCATCATGCGTGCTTGAGGTATAGGTTCCAGAGGCAACACCGCAGATAATTGTTTCACAGCTTCGGTTTGAAGTCTTAGTTTTTTCTGTGGCTCTGAAAAGCCTTGCTTTACTATCGTTTCGGATAATAATCTCTTGCGATCTGTTGGACTCTGTTTCAGAGCTCTGTATAGTTCCGATGTCTGTGCCATAACTGCTGGAATAACTCTTTGCTGAAACGGGTCTATTAAGCTCATTGTTGATCTTTCAATTTCAGTTAACGGATCCTCCAATCGAGGTATTTTCCCAATAGCACAATCTATTCTGTCCATTTTTCGCTTTCCTCTTCCTAgattaaaaaacaaactttgatCACAAAAATCCATAGCAAATATCACTTCGCTATAACATCTGCAATTTTATTGCTGAATTACACTCTTATAGGAGTCAGCAGGTAACTCGGAAACTGTACTAGATGTCTTGACTATTAATATACGTAAATCACACctctaaaaaatatcaaattccACAGGAAAAATGCCGGCCTTCTAAAGGTTAATGATTAATTTCTTGTAAGTATCTGACGTGATTGATTAGACTTTTGTTAGTTATGAAACATATATTCATTCGCATAGGAATCTATCATTCATAAATAATATGCCATGTATAAGCTCAATGAGAAATTGTACAAACCTCTTCCTCTACCTCTTTTTGGCGGAGCATAACTCTTTTGACTCCTGCAAGTTCGTTTCGGACGGTCGCTCTCTCTATGGTCAATTCCAAGTGGATGTGGCATATTGTCTAAAGCCAATGGGTCTTGTGGAATAATTTGTCGCATCAGTGGTTGCCCAGGTGGTAACGTTGATCTTTTCGGTCTGCCTCGTTTTCTAGGTACCTTGACTTCTTGTGCCGCTACCTTGACTTCTTCTATTATCATAACATCCTGACTTGAATTGGAGTTTTCATTAACAATGATTAACTCTGGCCGATGCTCAATAATTTCACAATCCGAATTCGGCGGAGAGCTAGCTGCATTTTTGCGTAAGAtctctttcaattttccactCATTGATAGATCAGTGGGTTTAGGAGATGAAACATGAGTGATACTTATTTCTTGATTAATCACACTCATTTGTTGTCGGCTAATTGCGCTCGTTTTTTTGTCTAACATCATCTGCTTTTGTTCTCCAGACATAACTGGTTGAATTGTAACTTCAGGTAATCTATGCGACAATTTAGCTTctagtttacttttttttacatccacCGAGGAAATAGTAACATCTTGACATTTTGATGGAACTTCCATGACATTGTCTACTTTTTTATGAAGCATTTGAATCGGTTCAATTGTCAATTCAGACCGATTACCGTGTATGATGCTTGAATGACCAGTTTTAAAAATCCTCATCTGAGAATCCTTAGTGGGAGATGTTGGTTCTGTACGCTTGTAATGTGTGCCTGGAATACTTTCGGAATGATCTTGACTTTTTGAAGGCATTTCGCCGAAAGAATCTTGTTTTTCATTAGCAATTATGGTAGGATGCCCTGTCTTTGACAATTTAATCTTCATTTCTATTGGAAACTCCATTTCCTTGCGCTTTTGTGAAACTTCGTGAAtgtttgacaatttttctttctgctTCATTgcagatttttcttttttgtcagGCTCTATTATAGATGCATCTCCTGTTttggataattttattttcatcccgAGAGGAGATTCTGTTCTTTTGGGACCTTCTAGCGAagtatgatatttttctgCACGTTTTAGGTGGGCCTCCTTGGACTCTGGAGAAACTTCAGGATGTATTATAGAAGCATCTCCAGTTTTTGATAACTTGATCTTCATTCCAAGTGGAGACTCCAAGGACTTAGATCCTTCTTGGCAAATTGACGGATGTACTCGGCCCGCGACATTATCCTTAGGTTCGTTGAgaaattcttgtttttctgGGTGTATGATCGATGCATCACCAGACTTcgataatttgattttcatgCCTATGGGAGATTCATTTGGTTTTGTAACTTCATACGCCGTTTCGTAGATCTCAGCATCCGGCAGTGACGATTCTTGATACTCTTGTGGAATTTCTAAAGGCATTACAGTAGCTTCGCCACTTTTCGTTACTTTAATTCTCATTCCAATAGGAGAGTCTGTTCGTTTCTGGATTTCCTGTACCTCCGATTTCTCTCTATATTTCGTTGCTGTTAGTTCTTTATTCTCGTCAGATTCTTGTTTATCGGGATGAATGATTGATGCATCTCCAGTTTTtgataatttgattttcatacCAATCGGAGATTCGACCCGCCTTGTTATAGCtgcaatattttccatttcgtCTCTGGCTTCTTTGAATTCTTCCgctgtttcagatttttctggTTGTATAATAGAGGCTCCCCCAGACTTCGAAAGTTTAAATTTCATCCCCAGAGGGGAATCCGTTCGTTTTGGATGATCTTGATTAGAACTCAATTTATCTCTGGATTTTGATGAAGAATCTTTCGATTCCTCGCAACTTTCTGTCGATATTATAGATGCATCACCGCTCTTcgataatttgattttcatacCAATTGGAGATTCTGTTCGTTTTGGAATCTCAGTTTGAGTTTCACATTTGTCTCTATACACGCATTCATCTGAAACTTCTTGTTTCTCTGGTTGTACTATCGAGGCATCGCCACTTTTAGacaatttgattttcattccTATTGGAGAATCTGTTCTTTTTGGAACATCTTGTCcactatcaattttttctttgttacgtTTGGGGGTCAATTCTTTTGATTCATGCTGTACTATAGATGGACCCCCGGTTTTcgaaagttttattttcatacccAGTGAGGACTCAATTCGTTTTGGTAAAACCTCATCAAACTTGTGTTTACTTTCTTTAACCTCGTCAGTTAGGTCATATTTATCAGGTTGAATGATTGAAGCATCGCCTGATTtcgataatttaattttcataccaATATGAGATGGGGATAGCATTGCATCCGTGTGACGCTGTGTACTCTCATCATAATTATCATTAGAAATTATCGAAGGATGACCACCTTTTGATAACTTCAACTTAATTTTACCCAATTTTTGACCAGGGCTATCTTCTGGGTTCGGAGAGTTTGCTGCTGATCGTATCTTGGGACTTTTGGGTGATCTCGGCTCACTGCAATCAGCGATAGCAGACTTtgctattttcaaaattattcgtGGGGAACCAACATTTTCGAAATCATGTTTCTCAGAATCTTTTCTTGGAGTGTCTGCAATTCTCGGCTCGTTTTTGTCTCCACCTATTGGAGATTCAAGCATTTTTTGATACATACTTTTAGAGTCTACCTTTGAATCCCTTTGAATAAGCAAACTTGTTTTCGGAGTTGTAGGTGTATCTAATATTCTCGGAGTTATTTCGTTAGATGGTATTTCTATTTTGGGTGGTACTTTCAATCTCTCTTCTAGAATTGAAATCTTAGGCATCTTCTCCGATCTtctaatattattttcaggtAATTCCAGGATTTGACAATCAGCAAATTTTTCCGAAGTCGATGCAAGACTTTCACCTGATCTGTCGCTCCAACTGGGGGTCTCCGCTACTGTCAGAAGATTTTTCAGCATctctgaattattttctgatACAAGATTTTCAGTAACATCCAATTTCAAAGTACTTTCCGAAGTTTTACTCAATTCTGCAGCTATTTTCAACTTGCGTTCATTTTCCAACTTGGCTGCCTCAGAAATAATTTCTGCTTCTGATATAGCTATTGAATTTGGCTTAATTTGTTCCAATTCTACAGGTAGTTCCAAAGTACCCTGACAAACTTCTGTTTCTGACAAAAAAACACAAGACTTATTCTGTTCCGAATTCTCTTCTACAATGTCTTCAGTTATTTTAGGTGACAAGAGTAGTGGAGAATCTATTGTTTGCTCCTCAGATTCTTGTAAGAATTTTACAGCACATTCTAATTCAGAAATTTCTGAACTTTGTTGTGAGGTATCAACATTGTCTTCTGACGTATGGCAAAGAACTTTAGATTCTGCTGCATCGTCAGTATCAAACAATACCTCGTCTGGTAGATCAATTTTGACATCACATGCTCGTAGCACTGCacattcaatcaatttttcctcttcttgTTTCAATGGTAAACTTATTTCAATACCTTTGTCTACATTCAgattttcttcatcttctgtTTTACATGCTCCACTTATACTTGCCATACTTTGATCGACAGATGAAATATCTTTGGGAATGGAACTGTTACTAGCTTTTAGCTCTTGTCCGTTGTCTTCTTTGAACTCATCAgcattaatattttcatcattcctTTCTTGTATATTATCTGCGAGCtgtatattttcaatgtttgtTGAACTTATGATAACATCAGTTATATAATTAGCTTCGTGTGATACACTTGATGTTTGACTCGAATCTTCAATGAAACATGTTTTGTTCATTTCTTCTAGCAATGATACAGGTTGATCTTTTATTCCAGAAAATTCGTCTGTTTCTACTTGTTCGATTCTTAATGGATCAGAACTCACAATAGATGATGGAGATAAATTGCTATCGGGTAATATTTCCAAATTGTTGAAGTTTTCCAAGGGTTGTAGGTCATCTTTTAATACAGAATCAGCTAACTCatcaatcaaaatttcatcagcCACTGCTGTCAATTTATCCAATTCTTCAATAGGCTCACATTTTAAATCTTCGTTCACCTTCTGTTCATATTCTATTAAATCAGTAGACTGCAGGGTATCTGAAACAGATTCAGGTATCACCTTAAATACATTTCCTTCAGATTCAATACCTTGTAGATTTCTGTCCAAAATTTGATTGGATTTCGAATCTTCAATGGAGCAAGGAATACCAGTTGTGacctcaggatagctggccTTGATATGTTTTGTTGGAATTAAGTCTTCTTCAAGTTTCTGTTCGTTTTCTAATAATTTTGACTCATTTTCTGAACGTTCAGATATGCTGTCAATTGCTTGTATTTCTTGCATGCTAATTTGCGAGTCACAAATTTGATCTACTGGATGTTCTGTTAAAATTAAGTTAACTTTGGATTGTGTTTGGCTTGAGTCCTCAACTAATTCATCACTCGAAAGAGCATCCACAGATTTACTAATAATCAGTTCAGCTTCAGACTGAGACTGAGATTTTTCACCCTGAATTTCAGTGCTGTCCAGTTTTTGAAGCGTTATGGTAGGAGATAACTCTTGACACTGTACATCGTCATCTCTTAATGAAGTTTCAGAACTATTAATTGCTTCCTGCTGTATTTGAGGAACATTCAAGTTATcactttgttctttttttgATTTAATATTTACTTTGCTCTCACATTTATTATGCTCAGGACCTAATTCTGAGCAGCCGGCAATTTCAGGCCAATCCTGCATTGTACTAGTTTCTGAGGCATTTTCCCAATCTGCAAGTGATACTACGCTCGCAATAACGATCTCACTACATGACtctttaatattttcaatttctgcgATCTCTGCTTCATATTTGTCAGATGTATCTTTTATCTGTTTATTTTCTGTATCAATTGGCAATACAGCGATTGATTCAGTTTCTTCTGATTGATGAGATTCCTTATAGACTTGTTTTGTTGGAACATCATCTTGGCAAATTTTCGAACACATAGATATGGTAGAATCCACTGTTTTTGCTTCGACAACCTGACTGATGTTGAGTGATTCGTCAGTAACCTCTGGTTGATAGGAGTCACCTTTGCAGTCAACACTCTCCAAGTTTGATATTTCAACGTTTAATTCATTAATATCTTCAGATATTTCTACTTTTGAGTCTGGTGCATTTTCCATTACTATGTCAATGATTTCAGAACCAGCTTGTGGCTCTACGTCACCTTTACTATCTTTTAAATTAGCATCAAGAAGatcagaatttttcacttctgGAGAACAGTCTCTTTGTGAAATCAAGTTTTCCTCATTTATCTGTGAGATAACAGCGTCAACTTTTGCTTCgacaaaatttgttttttcagcTTGACTAAATTCCTGGGATGATTGTAACTTTTGCACCTCATTTGCTTCCACAATATCACATGACGGAATTTTGATTTCTGTACAGTTTTCATCTCCTGACTGCGTTAAGTTTGTATTCGAATCTTCTATTTCCTCTGGCTTCTCCTTGTTCGAATCAACTGATATGTCATGCTCAGTTGCCGAtatgttattttttaactCCATTTGGCTTTCTTGAGTAATTGGTGATGTATTTTCCGTCAATGTTTGCTGTATTTGACCATCTTTTTCAGTTGCACATGGTTCAACCTCAACTGTTTCTCCGTCTTCTTCAATGCTTGAAGTGTTCTTGGATGTGCTACTGGGTTCATCTTCATATTCCTTTTCTTTGTTCTCTACAGATTGTATGATTGGAGCAATAccctcaaaaattttcgtatcaGCTACCActtgttttgttgttttctctTCTATTGTCTCTGGAAGTTCTTCAACTTCCAATATTTCCCTGCATTCTTCATTTGTCAAGACTGTTTTTTCAGGTGCCGTAGCATCAACACTTTGGTCATCTTCACTATGTAAATCTTGACTAACTTCTACAGGTGAAGTGGAGGTttcagaaaaatgtttgacaAAATTATCAGCAGTATGTGAATGTTCTGAACTTGATAACGATGTTCCAAGACTTTGCGAACTACTCAATTCGCTATTATTATCCGATGTGGATTCAGGGAGtatgatttctttttcaatttctgtgtGTTCAAACTTCATTTCCAATTCAACTTGTGTTGCATTTTTTGATCCAACCTCTGGATATGTCGATATGATGGTAGATGACGTCTCTGACACCTTGATTGGTTTGGGATTTTGTACAGATAAGTTTTCCATTGGCAGGACTATCTTTGCACTCGAGTCCAATGATGTGATATTAGTTTCATAAGGTTCCACTGCTTCGTCAATCAATTGAACATCTATGGGAATCTTTTCTTCAACCCCATCTGGACTGCTACTTGTTGCTAGCTTCAGGATCTTATTCCCTGTCGGATCCTCAATTGTTTCAAGTTCAGACTCCAACGACTTATCTTCCACATATGGAGTTTCTTgcaaacgttttttttctgagtCGATCAATTCTTGTGCCGACGCAGTAGTCGTTTGCAATGGATTACTCGTATCGTCAATAATACTTGAATCTGGCAATAAAGATATTTTGCAAAACTGACTACTTTTCTCTGTATTTTCCTGACTATGCACATTTGTTTCTGCTCGTTTTTCCTGTTCATTAGCATAATCGTCAATAAGATTCACAATTACTTGTGATTCGATAATTTGATGTAAATCATTGTTTTTTGTGTTATCTTGTAGACCAGCCAAAATCTTATGCGTGTTACCAGGATTTTCTTTGTCCTCCAATGACTTACATTCTTGACCAATTGTAGTAAATTTTGTAGAAGTACTTATTGGTATATCGGAGTAATCATGCAGTTCGGTTTCGTTGTGCGAAGTTTCTGTTAAAACATCTCTAGAGCTGACTTCCTGCTCAGGCTCGGTAACTTGCATAGTTTTTTGTTCTTCTATAATGGATGATGGAAGACGAACATCTGTGATAGCAGGCAATTCATCTTTGTCGTCAGTTTCCTGAGAGTCTTCAGAAATGTAAGCTTCCCCAATGAGTTGTAGACTCTTAGAAATACTTCCCACATTTGTAAGTACATCTGATAGCTTTTTATCCATGGAATCGTCAGAGGCTATTTTGCTCTCTAATTCAGTATTTGCAACGCAACCCTCACTTTTCATTATGGTACAGGTATCAGTCTCTGGATTTTCAACAGGCACTGCAACATTATCATCACATTCCAATGGGTCTGTATgcttgtcatttttttcatcatttaaatttatttgaatactAGGTGAAGATATCTCTGATGGCTTTGTTGCAATTTCAGGAAGAGGTGTGCTAACAATCTCGCCCACAGGGTTTACAGTTTCAATTACacaatcaaattttatactgTCGATGTCGCTAGCTTTTTGTTCCTTTATACGAGAtatgttattttgaaaatcttcgTCAAATTTGTTTATAGCATGAGTAGCGGAGCAGCGTGAAGGTACACCTGCATTCTCAGTCTTCGGTGTGGGCTCTGCTTTTGTTTGTTCACACTCGTTACTTAGTTCATCCAAAGTTGGCGTAACATCTTCAGTTTTAGTAGTAACGTGAACATCCGTTTCGACAACAACTTTGTCTTCTAAAATGTTTTTGAACGATAAATCTTCAGCTTTTATAACATCTGGAGAGTTTTCATCGGAAGCAGACTTATTGCTAATTTTTCTATGGGCGATATTTTCTTCTGGCGGCTCATCCACTCTCAAATCTTTTATACAACTTTCTTCGATGAGGCTTGAACTTGGCTGTTCAGCTGGTGACAGTGATGTCAGTTGAGTGAAAAGTTCTTCAGTAAATTTAATATCTGAACTTTCTCCAGGGGCTTCATTAGTTGCAGCAGAGCTTGTTTCACGCTTGCAGTCAGTAATAATTTCTGAAAGAGCAGCTATTTCACTTTCCAGCGTAGACTCAACCGCTTGTTCTGTTTGCACACCTATTATATCATTGATATCCATTATACTCAGTGCTTCTGTATCGTATGTTTCAGAATCGCTGTCTATACAGTACGGGGCATAACGGACCGCTGAATCTTGTTTGGTGGTGTCAGCTGACGTTGATTCTTTATGATCATCTTTAGAGCCAAAGAGGCCCATTTTTGAATCCTCGGACATCGTTCAACTTGCAGGATAACCAAACTGCTACATTTGTTTTCCATACATGTTTTGTTGAGTGTTAGGTTAGTTATtcagttttttaaattcatgtgtaaaaacctttttttttattcgatactATTTGCACGcattactaaaaaaaaatataaccaCACTTTcagtttcaaataataaagTTTACGGTTTCATATTTCAGGCCCAGAGTATTTGGCAGTTTCTTGGATCCAAACATCACTTTGCCCATTCTTACGAGAATCTCTTATgcttcaacatttttcactcaacaATGTCAATTTTATAAATGACCAGTGTAAACTCAGTACGAAATTTAACTGCTCATTATTTGACGCTTGACGCTTAGAGATACGTCGTTTCACTGCAATGCACTGTACGATTGTTTGCTGAACACACGCTGACAGTGGCCACTCCTAACGTGCCTACATCGTTCATGGTTGAGGCTCGTTTACAATAGACGGCAGTACGGCTTGCGTCATAAACCGATGAAACGGAACCCTGAGGAGTGAAAGGGCGTCGTACAGTAAAGCCTACAGTAATGCCAAAAAGACCGAACGGAAAACATGCTCCCACCTGTGTGGTAAGTGGGGTAACTGCAAAATCTATCGCGAAATTTATTGATGCTCGAACATTTTTAGATGCTGCTAAAGGCGTGTTGACACGGTGCTAGAAATCGGTCCGAGTTCTCGGACCGAGAAAAAGTTAACCAGAACTCGTATCGTGTATACACGAAACTCGGACGTAAATCGTGGATCGATAACGCGGATGAAAAAATGGATCGCGTCCCATTATTCATCCGCTTTCTCGATCCACGATTTACGTCCGAGTTTGCTGTATACACGATACGCGTTCTGGTAACTTTTTCTCGGTCCGAGAACTCGGACCGATTTCTAGCACCGTGTCAACACGCCTTTAGCAGCATCTAGCTAAGTTACTAAACTGCTATTTGGTTTTGCTGAGCTTATTGCTGCCCATGAATCCCATCTTATTTGTCATGTTAGGTGTCCGCAGGGCATTAGCCCTTTTCAAAGTTCCGGTTCGTAG from Neodiprion virginianus isolate iyNeoVirg1 chromosome 3, iyNeoVirg1.1, whole genome shotgun sequence encodes the following:
- the LOC124299734 gene encoding uncharacterized protein LOC124299734 isoform X1 — encoded protein: MSEDSKMGLFGSKDDHKESTSADTTKQDSAVRYAPYCIDSDSETYDTEALSIMDINDIIGVQTEQAVESTLESEIAALSEIITDCKRETSSAATNEAPGESSDIKFTEELFTQLTSLSPAEQPSSSLIEESCIKDLRVDEPPEENIAHRKISNKSASDENSPDVIKAEDLSFKNILEDKVVVETDVHVTTKTEDVTPTLDELSNECEQTKAEPTPKTENAGVPSRCSATHAINKFDEDFQNNISRIKEQKASDIDSIKFDCVIETVNPVGEIVSTPLPEIATKPSEISSPSIQINLNDEKNDKHTDPLECDDNVAVPVENPETDTCTIMKSEGCVANTELESKIASDDSMDKKLSDVLTNVGSISKSLQLIGEAYISEDSQETDDKDELPAITDVRLPSSIIEEQKTMQVTEPEQEVSSRDVLTETSHNETELHDYSDIPISTSTKFTTIGQECKSLEDKENPGNTHKILAGLQDNTKNNDLHQIIESQVIVNLIDDYANEQEKRAETNVHSQENTEKSSQFCKISLLPDSSIIDDTSNPLQTTTASAQELIDSEKKRLQETPYVEDKSLESELETIEDPTGNKILKLATSSSPDGVEEKIPIDVQLIDEAVEPYETNITSLDSSAKIVLPMENLSVQNPKPIKVSETSSTIISTYPEVGSKNATQVELEMKFEHTEIEKEIILPESTSDNNSELSSSQSLGTSLSSSEHSHTADNFVKHFSETSTSPVEVSQDLHSEDDQSVDATAPEKTVLTNEECREILEVEELPETIEEKTTKQVVADTKIFEGIAPIIQSVENKEKEYEDEPSSTSKNTSSIEEDGETVEVEPCATEKDGQIQQTLTENTSPITQESQMELKNNISATEHDISVDSNKEKPEEIEDSNTNLTQSGDENCTEIKIPSCDIVEANEVQKLQSSQEFSQAEKTNFVEAKVDAVISQINEENLISQRDCSPEVKNSDLLDANLKDSKGDVEPQAGSEIIDIVMENAPDSKVEISEDINELNVEISNLESVDCKGDSYQPEVTDESLNISQVVEAKTVDSTISMCSKICQDDVPTKQVYKESHQSEETESIAVLPIDTENKQIKDTSDKYEAEIAEIENIKESCSEIVIASVVSLADWENASETSTMQDWPEIAGCSELGPEHNKCESKVNIKSKKEQSDNLNVPQIQQEAINSSETSLRDDDVQCQELSPTITLQKLDSTEIQGEKSQSQSEAELIISKSVDALSSDELVEDSSQTQSKVNLILTEHPVDQICDSQISMQEIQAIDSISERSENESKLLENEQKLEEDLIPTKHIKASYPEVTTGIPCSIEDSKSNQILDRNLQGIESEGNVFKVIPESVSDTLQSTDLIEYEQKVNEDLKCEPIEELDKLTAVADEILIDELADSVLKDDLQPLENFNNLEILPDSNLSPSSIVSSDPLRIEQVETDEFSGIKDQPVSLLEEMNKTCFIEDSSQTSSVSHEANYITDVIISSTNIENIQLADNIQERNDENINADEFKEDNGQELKASNSSIPKDISSVDQSMASISGACKTEDEENLNVDKGIEISLPLKQEEEKLIECAVLRACDVKIDLPDEVLFDTDDAAESKVLCHTSEDNVDTSQQSSEISELECAVKFLQESEEQTIDSPLLLSPKITEDIVEENSEQNKSCVFLSETEVCQGTLELPVELEQIKPNSIAISEAEIISEAAKLENERKLKIAAELSKTSESTLKLDVTENLVSENNSEMLKNLLTVAETPSWSDRSGESLASTSEKFADCQILELPENNIRRSEKMPKISILEERLKVPPKIEIPSNEITPRILDTPTTPKTSLLIQRDSKVDSKSMYQKMLESPIGGDKNEPRIADTPRKDSEKHDFENVGSPRIILKIAKSAIADCSEPRSPKSPKIRSAANSPNPEDSPGQKLGKIKLKLSKGGHPSIISNDNYDESTQRHTDAMLSPSHIGMKIKLSKSGDASIIQPDKYDLTDEVKESKHKFDEVLPKRIESSLGMKIKLSKTGGPSIVQHESKELTPKRNKEKIDSGQDVPKRTDSPIGMKIKLSKSGDASIVQPEKQEVSDECVYRDKCETQTEIPKRTESPIGMKIKLSKSGDASIISTESCEESKDSSSKSRDKLSSNQDHPKRTDSPLGMKFKLSKSGGASIIQPEKSETAEEFKEARDEMENIAAITRRVESPIGMKIKLSKTGDASIIHPDKQESDENKELTATKYREKSEVQEIQKRTDSPIGMRIKVTKSGEATVMPLEIPQEYQESSLPDAEIYETAYEVTKPNESPIGMKIKLSKSGDASIIHPEKQEFLNEPKDNVAGRVHPSICQEGSKSLESPLGMKIKLSKTGDASIIHPEVSPESKEAHLKRAEKYHTSLEGPKRTESPLGMKIKLSKTGDASIIEPDKKEKSAMKQKEKLSNIHEVSQKRKEMEFPIEMKIKLSKTGHPTIIANEKQDSFGEMPSKSQDHSESIPGTHYKRTEPTSPTKDSQMRIFKTGHSSIIHGNRSELTIEPIQMLHKKVDNVMEVPSKCQDVTISSVDVKKSKLEAKLSHRLPEVTIQPVMSGEQKQMMLDKKTSAISRQQMSVINQEISITHVSSPKPTDLSMSGKLKEILRKNAASSPPNSDCEIIEHRPELIIVNENSNSSQDVMIIEEVKVAAQEVKVPRKRGRPKRSTLPPGQPLMRQIIPQDPLALDNMPHPLGIDHRESDRPKRTCRSQKSYAPPKRGRGRGRGKRKMDRIDCAIGKIPRLEDPLTEIERSTMSLIDPFQQRVIPAVMAQTSELYRALKQSPTDRKRLLSETIVKQGFSEPQKKLRLQTEAVKQLSAVLPLEPIPQARMMVQSNVNTSDSTAVMISEILQRSETITAELNTDQLIEGPKSAIHESKNIIVDMTTTEHQNWLTPSIKLPETSSKSEAISIVQVMDEETRMSAESNSRSQTPARNISIPVVETVINEESQGSVLSTATTESEKVKVKNRRMEINFDPDEGPFTVDKIAEYEWPLDKKGETFMIQEQISQYLGVKSFKRKYPDLKRRMVEMEERNYLRENCLVSEAMCDMGLTAICSTEVLDVMCSDFPDQYEEYRKHMREKQAKEHSKKQKELTAAANAERNRIDLAEMAVQSALSWNVNFNKARKESRKYSLDLQSFTIHVPKKQQKVDTERKVSNYPVALIPGQYTDYYREYTPAELRYYPLNTVLYGPMKPNERKFDSQSEGSQSDSDSDSSSDDSSSSSSEGTQDTEESQSTIDEVDMELGAHKEDNKNLKCKMCLKHLNKHGKAEVLIQCGTCNGNVHPSCIDLTLDMVPHIQGYSWQCTDCKTCDQCHNPADEDKMLFCDMCDRGYHIYCVGLRRVPQGRWHCRECAVCASCGLRTPGGANSDRNSVAQWQHEYKKGERNTRVYVSTLCVPCSKLWRKGRYCPHCSRCHSAQRLDLEPNLVHCGACDKYLHLGCVEIKYGTIDRKNYICECCSTPTQQSSRSLISKSFKT